CGATATCGAAACTGTTTGCTGGCGAATCGAACGAAGCTGTACAGCATGGGCTTTCGTTCGCCGATCAGACGGTCGACACTGGCCGATGCCAACGAAGGGCGCGACTGGCGCATCTGGGCGGACTTGGCCGCCTTGCTCATCCGGCATGCGCGCAAGCTGTACTGCAACGACAGCTTCGGTATCGACTTGGACAATACCGTCTACGCCTTGGATGCCACAACCATCGACCTGTGTCTGCCGCTGTTTCCATGGGCACCATTCCGCTCCACCAAGGCGGCGATCAAGCTGCATACCCTGCTGGATCTGTGCGGCAACATTCCAGCTTTCATCCATATCTCGGATGGCAAGATGGGCGATGTCAACGTGCTGGATATATTGCCTATCGAAGCCGGTGCGTTCTATGTGATGGATCGGGGTTATCTGGATTTCAGTCGGTTGTTCGCTTTGCACCAGGCAGGCGCGCTCTTCGTGACCCGAGCCAAGCGCGGCATGGATGCGCGCAGGGTGTATTCGATACCAACCGACCGGAACACCGGCGTCATCTGCGATCAGCGCATCGCGATGAACGGTTTCTACATCTTGCAGGATTATCCCGAGCAGTTGCGACGCATCCGTTTCAAAGACCCGGAGTCCGGCAAGACATGGGTGTTCCTGACCAACAACACCGTTGACCATTGCCGCGCTGTACAAGAGCCGTTGGCAAGTCGAGCTGTTCTTCAAGTGGATCAAGCAGCATCTGCGCATCAAGCGTTTCATCGGCAACAGCGAGAATGCGGTGAAGACGCAAATCTGGTGCGCTGTCGCTACTTACGTGCTGATTGCCATTGTCAAAAAGGAGCTTAAACTTGATGCCTCTCTCTATTCTTTGCTACCGATTTTATCGGTGTCTGTTTTTGAGAAAACCCAGCTATCCCAAGCCTTCGCAGGCAGTGGGCAGCTCCCAAATCAGACGGGTTTTTATAACCAACTAAATTTGTTCGACTTTTAACCGGACACTACTGATGTGATATATAGATGTACTTAGGTTGCTCTGCATTTTTAAGAGTTGTACGTTTTTCGAAAGAGGTATCTATTGTCTTGACTGAGGGTACCACTTTACATAGACTGCGGCGGCTTTGAGAGCCTTGTTGCTATCAGTAAACTGTTTATCTTATATATTTTTATGCTTTAAATTATCAAACAGGAAAAAATTATGCCCGCCATCGATGTTAATGGAAAAACCTATGAAACCGACAAGGAAGGTTATCTCGTCAATTTTGACGACTGGAATATGGACATTGCGAAGTTTATTGCACAAGCCGAAGAATTGGAAATGACTGATAGTCATTGGGAAATTATCAAATTCTTGCGTGCGTACTATAAACAACATCAAAGTACACCCAATATTCGTGAATTAACCCAAGCAGTTAGCGAAGAAATAAGCGAAGAAAAAGGTAAGAGTCCATACCTGTATGATCTGTTCCCTTCGGGTCCGGCGGAGCAAGGATGTAAGATTGCAGGATTACCTAAGCTTTTTGTAGATCCTAATGCACATACAGTTATTTAAGTTAATGTTTCAACGTAATATGACAGTATTTGTCATAGATTCTAAGCGTTAGCTAAATTGATTCAGGGTGGTGCAGCTTGATTAGAAACTATGTCTTACTCTGATTATCTGGCATGAGGTATTTGCGTCAGACTGATTTCAACGCAAATACCTACTTTAACTATTCTATACAATCATTAACGTGCTGCATTAGCCAACGCAGCCAGCGTGTCGCCTCCCAAGTCGGCACTATAGTAGCCCAGGTTTGCGCCAGTCTCATCTATGCTCACTTTTGGCATCAATCCGGCGGCCAGTAGCGATTCATTCTTGGCAGCACGGTGTACGTCGTGAGGATCAACGCTAGGCGCATTGCTATATACGTTAGAAACTGCGCTGTTATCGTTCTTTTTTGTGCTGTCATCCAGCGTGTATATGGCGCGCTGGTTCAAGAGGGATACAGCATGGGAATCATATTCATTAAGTAAGAAAACCAGAATATTTCTGCCTGATACTTCTTTTTTGTTAGTTGATTTCACATCCAGGATTGCGCTTTGGGTTAC
This genomic interval from Candidatus Nitrotoga sp. AM1P contains the following:
- a CDS encoding TusE/DsrC/DsvC family sulfur relay protein; its protein translation is MPAIDVNGKTYETDKEGYLVNFDDWNMDIAKFIAQAEELEMTDSHWEIIKFLRAYYKQHQSTPNIRELTQAVSEEISEEKGKSPYLYDLFPSGPAEQGCKIAGLPKLFVDPNAHTVI
- a CDS encoding Clp protease N-terminal domain-containing protein encodes the protein MWKLYRADLLGKELETNLRQIIIEARAKRHKALSVEHLLLAMLDNASAVEVLQSRGVNIEELRILLIDFVEKNTPVVPDSEEINTQPTLAFHRVTQSAILDVKSTNKKEVSGRNILVFLLNEYDSHAVSLLNQRAIYTLDDSTKKNDNSAVSNVYSNAPSVDPHDVHRAAKNESLLAAGLMPKVSIDETGANLGYYSADLGGDTLAALANAAR